The Nocardioides zeae genome includes the window ACGACGAGCGCATCACGGTGGACGGGTTCCTCGCGGGCGTCGACTGGTACGCCGCGCTCCTGACCGGGCTGCCGGCGTGAGCGCCCCGGTGCTGGAGCCCGGCCCCGGCCGGGCGGTCATCGTCCCCGGCCTGTGGGCCGTCGTGGGCTTCCTCGTCGCGGTCGAGGTCGCGAGCGGGATCCTGCAGGGCTACTACACGCCGATCTTCACCGACATCGCCGACCACCTGGGGATCCGCGAGGGCGACGTCAACTGGTTCGAGGCCGCGCAGCTCATGCTGTCGGCGCTCGCGGTCCCCCTGCTGTCGCGCCTGGGCGACCTGTGGGGCCACCGCAACGTGCTGCTGCTGTCGACGGCCATCACCGCGGTGGGCTCGTGGGTGCTCGTGTTCTCGCCGGGGTTCACGACGTTCCTCGTCGGGTGGGCGCTGCAGGGTGCCTACGTCGTGTGGCTGCCGGTGGAGGTGGCGATCATCCACCGCCGCACGGCGGGCACCGGCGAGCAGGGCCGCCTCACCCGGCGGGCCGCCGCGCTGCTCGTGGCCGCCCTCGAGGCGGGCGTGATCCTGGGCGCGCTCACCAGCGGCGCCCTCGTCGAGGCCACGTCGATGCCGGTGCTCCTCGCGCTGCCGGCGGTCGCCGTCACCGTCTGCTTCGTGGTCGTCTGGTTCGGCATCGAGCGGGCGCCCGGCGTGGCGACGGGTGACTACGACTACGCGGGCGTCGGCCTGCTGACCGTCGTGCTCGGGCTCGTCATGGGTGGCCTCGTGCTCGTGCGTCTCCAGGGCGTCGGATCCCCATGGCCCTGGGCGCTCGTGGCCGCCGGCGTCGTCGCGACCGTCGTGCTGGTGCGCTACGAGGCCGGGGTGGAGGAGCCGCTCATCGACGTCCGGCTCCTCGCCGTGCCGGCCCAGTGGTCGGTGCAGCTCACCGCCTTCCTCTTCGGCATGAGCGTGCTGGGCGCCCAGATCCCCCTGTCGACGTTCGCGCGGGCCGACCCCGACGTGGTGGGCTACGGGCTCGGCGCCAGCGCCGGCTTCGTCTCGACCCTGGTGGGCGTCTACGTCGTGTCCCTGCTCGTCGGCGCCCTGCTGCTGCCCCTGGCCTCCCGTCTGCTCAGCGCGCGCGGGGCGATGGTGGCCGGCATGCTGCTGGTGGCGGTCGGCTACGGGCTCTTCGTGCCGCTGCACGGCTCGACGGTGCAGCTGCTCGCCAACCTCGGGGTCGCCGGCATCGGGTCGGGCCTGCTGGTCGCCGCCCTCCCCGCGGCCGCCGCCGCGGCCGCCCCGGCCGACCGCACCGGGTTCGCGACCGGCATGACGAACGCGACGAAGACCGTCGGCGGCGCGATCGCCTCGGCCGTCTTCGCGATCGCGCTCACCTCGACGGGGTCCCTCGACGAGCCGGGCGTCGGAGCCGCGTCGCTGTCGGGCTACCTGACGGTCTGGACGGTGTGCTCGGTCAGCGCGCTCGTCGGCGCGCTCCTCCTCCTGGTGGCGCGGCGGGAGCGCGAGGCCGTCCCGGTCGGGTGAGGCCGGTGCCGGGCGGCTCTTGTCGAGTTCCTGCGGGGATCGACCACTGATCCACAGCCTTCCTCCAGGGTGGCCGACTACATTCGACCCCGCGGCCGTCCCCATCCCCCGACGGACGGTCGCTCGACGCCCTCGGGCCGGCCTCCCCCGTCCGGCCCGAGGGCGTTTCCCGTCCCCGGGGCGACCGCTCCACCCGGGGTTCGTCAGGACCGTGGCCTCGCCGAAGGTTGGTGCCGTCGCGCAGGCTGAGATGGCCACCGACGGACGAGCGACACGGGAGACAGGCAATGACCGAGACAGGTTCCACCACCGGGACCGGCGCACCCGCGCCCAGCGACCGCAACAGCCTCACCGTCGGTCCGGACGGACCGATGCTGCTGCACGACCACCACTTCGTCGAGCAGATGGCGCACTTCAACCGGGAGCGCATACCCGAGCGCAACGTGCACGCCAAGGGATCGGGAGCGTTCGGCACCTTCGAGGTGACGGGCGACATCACCCACCTCACCCGCGCCGCCGTGTTCCGCCCCGGCACGCGCACCGAGGTGCTGGCGCGCTTCTCGACGGTGGCCGGCGAGCTCGGCTCGCCCGACACGTGGCGCGACCCGCGGGGCTTCTCGCTCAAGTTCTACACGTCCGAGGGCAACTGGGACCTCGTCGGCAACAACACCCCGGTGTTCTTCATCCGCGACTCCATGAAGTTCCCCCACTTCATCCGCTCGCAGAAGCGCCGGGGCGCCTCCGGGCTGCGCGACAACGACATGCAGTGGGACTTCTGGACCCTCAACCCCGAGTCGGCCCACCAGGTCACCTGGCTCATGGGCGACCGCGGGATCCCGGCGTCGTGGCGCACGATGAACGGCTACGGCAGCCACACCTACATGCTGGAGGACGGCGCCGGCGGCAAGAGCTGGGTCAAGTTCCACTTCATCTCCGACCAGGGCGTGAAGAGCCTGACGCAGGAGGACGCCAACCGCATCGCCGGCGAGGACTCGGACTTCCACCGACGCGACCTCTTCGAGGCCATCGACCGCGGCGACCACCCCTCGTGGACGCTCAAAGTGCAGGTGATGCCCTACGAGGACGCGCGCACCTACCGGCTCAACCCGTTCGACCTCACCAAGGTCTGGCCGCACGCGGACTACCCGCTGCAGGAGGTCGGTCGCCTCACCCTCGACCGCAACCCCGACAACCACTTCGCCCAGATCGAGCAGGCAGCGTTCGAGCCGTCCGCCATCGTCCCCGGCATCGGCTTCTCCCCCGACAAGATGCTGCTCGGTCGTGTCTTCGCGTACGCCGACACCCACCGCCACCGCATCGGCGCCAACTACCAGCAGCTGCCGGTCAACCGCCACCGCGTGGAGGGCGCCTACACCTACCAGTTCGACGGTCCGATGGCCTACGACCACGCAGGCGACCGGTCGAAGTACGCCCCCAACAGCTACGGGGACCCGTACTCCGACGCGACCGGTCCCGCCCCGGACGGTTGGGAGGCCGACGGCGCGATGGTGCGCGACGCCTACACGCTGCGTGAGGACGACGACGACTTCGGGCAGGCCGGCATCCTCGTGCGCGAGGTGTTCGACGACGCGGCCCGCGAGCGCTTCGTCGGCAACGTCGCCGGCCACCTGCTCGGTGGCGTCAGCGAGCCGATCCTGGTGAAGGCCTTCGCCTACTGGAGCTCGGTCGACGCCGAGATCGGCAAGCGGATCGAGGAGGCGGTGCGCGCCGAGCAGGCCAACGACGTCGCGCCCCACCCGACCGAGCCCGTCACCACCGTCTGAGCACCGTCTGAGCACGTCTGAGCACCGTCGCTCCACCTCGACGCCCCCGTCGCCGATCCCGGCGGCGGGGGCGTCGCTCGTGACCGGCGCGCTACCGTCGAGGAGCGAGGGGGTGGTGACGTGCCCGAGGACGACGAGCGTCAGCAGTTCCGCGAGGCCGAGCGGGACGAGCGCACCGGGCGGAGTGCCGCCGCGGAGCGCATGCGGCACCAGGGCCAGTGGGTGGAGCTGCAGCTGCAGCGCGCCCGCGACCGCGGGGAGTTCGACGACCTCCCCGGCTTCGGCAAGCCGATCGCGGACCTCGGCTCCGACCACGACCCGGACTGGTGGGTCAAGCGGCTCGTCGAGCGCGAGCAGATCACCGGGGTGCTGCCGGCCGCCCTCCAGCTCCGCAAGGAGGACGCCGAGCTCGACGGCCGGCTCGACCGGCTCACGAGCGAGGCCGAGGTGCGTCGCGAGCTCCTCGACTTCAACGAGCGCGTCCGCCGGGCCCTGTACGGCGATCCCGGAGGCCCCCCGCTCCTGACGCAGCGCCGCGACGTCGAGGCGGAGGTGGCGGCATGGCGGGAGCGGCTGGAGCAGCGCCGTACGGCTGCCGCGGAGCGGGCGCGCACGGAGCGGACCGAGCGTGAGGCACGCCGCCGGTGGTTCCGCCGGTCGGACTGACCCGTCGGCGGGCCGTGCTCCTAGACTGCCCAGCCATGACCGCGACCCCGCTGACGGCACCGCAGCTGCGGTTCTTCGAGGCGGGCCTCGACCTGCTGGCGGAGGAGGGGTACGGCGCGCTCAAGCTCGCCCCCCTCTGCCGTCGGGTCGGGGTCACGACGGGCAGCTTCTACCACGCGTTCCCGAACTGGCCGACCTACACGGACGCCCTCCTGCAGCACTGGTACCGGGAGCGCACGGGTCGTGCCCAGGTGCTCGCCGACGAGGAGGACGACCCGACCCGTCGCGTCGAGCTGCTCGTGCGCGCCGCGGTCGACCTGCCCCACGGCGCCGAGGCCGCCATCCGCGTCTGGGCCGGGGTCGACCCCGCCGTCGCGCAGCTGCAGCAGCAGGTCGACGACCAGCGTCTCGCGACGGTCACCGAGGCCCTCGCGGCCGCGATGCCGCCCGGCTCCGAGGAGCTCGCCGTCAACCTGGGCCAGGCGGCGTTCTTCCTGCTGGTGGGATACGAGCAGTCCCACGCGACCGGCGGCCGCGAGGCGCTCGAGTGGGCCCTCCGGCTCATCCAGGACCGGGCGCTGGGCGCCAGGCACCAGCCCGCGCCAGCTCCGCGCCCATGAGCTCGACGAGGGTCTCGAGGCCGCGGAGGGGGCGCACCATGACGGCGAAGTCGACGATCCGGCCGTCGTCGTCCCACGTCAGCATGTCGATGCCGTGCAGGTCGCGGCCGCCCACGACGGTGACGAACTCCAGCACGGCCGAGCGCTCGTCCCACCACTCCCGCTCGTAGCGCAGCTCCGGACCGAGCACCACGAGCGCGGCGCCGAGGTACGCGGCCGTCAGGTCCCGGCCCTCCTGCGGCCGGTGCACCGCGGGCGACCGGAAGACCGCCGCGGGCGCGAGCATCTCGCGCAGGCGCACGTCGACGTCCGGGGCGTCGCGGTGGGCGACCAGGTCGTGCCAGCGGGCGACGGTCGCGGGACGGTCGGCGGGACGGTCGGCGGGGGTGCTCACCCGTGGCAGTCAAGCAGCACGGGACCCGGCTGTCACGAGCCGCCGAGGGCGGCAGCCAGCGCCCGGTCCGCCTCGAGCAGCGCCGCGCGGTCCCAGGTCGACGTGCTCGCGAGCACCTCCTCCGCCCCGGTGCGCTCGACCAGCTCCTCCAGCGCGGCCCGCACCTGCGGCGCGGTGCCGGCGAGGGTCCGGTCGAGGTGGGCCTCGACGCGGCGGCGTACCTGGTCGGGCCACGCCGCCGACCGCAGGTCCGCGGGGCTCTGCAGCGGCCCGAACTCGCCGGTCGTGCGGGACAGTGCCATCGCGTGGGCCTCCGGCAGTGCCAGCTCCCGCGCCTCGGCGGCGGTGTCAGCCACGACGGCGTCGAGCGAGACCATGACCTGCGGACGCTCGGGGCCGCCGGGGTGCGGGCGGAACGCCGAGCGGTACGCCGCGAGCGCGTCCCCCACGTCCGCCGAGGCCAGGACGGGTCCGCCGACCACGACCGGCAGGCCGAGGCGCGCGGCGAGGAGGAGGCCGCGCCCGGTGGCGAGCACGTGGAGCGGGATGGCGCGCCCCGTCGCGGGACGCACGGTGACCTCCGCGGTGCCGTCGAGGTGCGCCCGCAGCTCCTCGACGTCGGCGGCGAACGCCTCCGCTCCCGCGGCGAGCGCCGCGTCGACGTCGGGGCCGGGGTCGTGGCGCAGCGCGCGGCGGACCGGCGCCGTGAACCCCAAGGACCTCCCCACGCCCAGGTCGATGCGGCCGGGGTGGAGGGCGTCGAGCATGCGGAACTGCTCGGCGACGACGAGCGGCTGGTGGTGGGGCAGCATCACGCCGCCGGACCCGAGCCGGATCGACGACGTGGCGGCACCGACGGCGGCGAGCAGCACCGGCGGTGAGCCCGAGGCGACCCCGGGCACGCCGTGGTGCTCCGCCACCCAGAACCGGTGCAGGCCCAGCTCCTCGGCGTGCCGGGCCCGCGCGATCGTGTCGTGCAGCGCCTCGCCGTCCGGACGGCCGGCGCGGGTGCGGGAGCGGTCGAGCAGCGAGAGCCTCACGCCGGGCACAACGACGGGCCCCGCCCGGGCCTTCCCCCGGCCCCCCTCACGGCAGCAGCGACTCCACGACCTCGACGGCGCGGTCGAGACCGCCGAGGGCGGCGACCTCGGCCGCCAGCGCCGCCGACCGGGCCACGACCTCCGGCGTGGTGACGGCGTCGAGCGCGGCGCGGAGGCCGTCCACGTCGACGGTCGCGCTGTCGATCCGCACCGCGACGCCCGCCGCGACGAGCGCGTCGGCGTTGTCGAACTGGTCGACGTCCTGCGGCGCGGCGATCATCGGGGTCCCCGTCACCAGCCCCTCGTTGGCGCCGCCCATCCCGGCGTGCGTGAGGAACGCCGCCGCGTGGTCGAGGATCTCGCGTTGCGGCACCCACGGGTGGATCTCCACGTTCGGCGGCAGCGGCCGTCCGCCGGTCACCTCCTCGACGGTGACGTGCCGGCCGACCTGCAGCACGAGGTGCCAGTCGGGCCGGTCGCCGAAGGCGGCGAGGCACCGCCGGTAGAGCTCCGGCTGCTTCGTGAACGCCGTGCCGAGCGACACCAGGAGCACCCGGCCCGACGCGGGCGGCGTCCAGGCGGCGGCGTCGGCGCGGCGTACCGCCGGCCCCGTGAACGTGTAGACCTCCCGGTCCACGCGGTCGGCGTGGGGCTGCAGCGACTCGGGCACGAGCACCACGCAGCGCGGCGGACGGCCGAGGTAGTGCAGCGGGTCGTCCGTGACGCCCTCCGTCGCGAGCATCGCGCGCTGCCGCTCCAGGTAGGCCGCGCCCCGCGGGTCGCCGCGCACCCACGAGGTGAACTCCGCCATGTCCTCCTCGTAGCCCTCCCACGCGACGTACGTCGGCGAGAGCTGCAGCGCCGGGATCCCCCACGCGTCCGCGAGCAGGCGCGCGGGGATGCCGGCGATGTCGTAGAGGAACAGGTCGGGGCGGTCGTCGGCGAAGCGCTCGCGCACGGCCGGGAGCATCACCTCGTACTCGTCCTGGAAGCGCGCGAGGTGGTCGATCGCGTCCCCCTCGAAGGCCTCCTCGGGACCGTCGCCCTCGCCCCGTCCGGCGTGGTTCGTGCGGGGCAGCACGGAGGAGTACGGCGCGAGCTCCGCCCCCGTCGCCTCGATCGTCTCCCGGAAGGAGGGGTCGTTGACGTAGGTCACCCGGTGGCCGCGCTCCACGAGCCGGCGGACCACCTCGAGGCTGGGGTTGACGTGGCCGGGGGCCGGGATGCTGACCATGGCGAGGTGCGCCACGGGTCCTCCTCGAGGTCGTCGGACGGCGGGCGTCACGACCGTAGCCAGCCGCCTGCCAGGAGCGCGACGGCTTTTCGTGGCGCTCGCGCAGCGTCGACCGGGTACCGGCTTGGGTGAGCACCACTACTGTCGTGACCACGTCCCGTCCGCTCGAGCCGGGGGCGCTCCAACGAGTGGGGAGACCCAGTGCAGACGAGGCGACCGACGTGAATCCCGAGACGCGGACAGAGGGGACGGCCGACGTGACCACCGCAGGCGCGAGCACGGCCCGGGCGGGCAGCCCCGCCGAGGGCGTCGCCCGCACGTACGACGCATCGCTGCCCTTCGCGGACGCGTCCGCGAACCTGGCCCGCCACGACCTGCTCGACCAGCTGCGTCCCCTCGGGCTCGAGCGCCACGTGGTCGAGGACGCGACGACGATCCTCCACGAGCTGGTGCGCAACGGGATCGACCACGGCGCGCCGTGCGAGGACCACACGCTGGAGGTGCGCTGGGACGTCGGCGACGACCTCCTCACGCTGCGGGTGACCGACTGCGGCACCCCCAACGGCGCCTGCCCGCCGGAGTGCGTCGACGACGACTGCTCCGACCACGCCGAGCGGTGGCGGAGCAAGATCCTCACGCCCATCGCGCCCGACGCGCTGCGCGGACGGGGGCTGCACCTCGTCGACGCCCTCAGCGAGTCGTGGGACGTCGAGACGGGCGAGGAGGGCACGACGGTGTCCGCCCAGGTGCGGCTCCGATGACGGCCGAGGACGAGCAGGACACCGACCTGCTGGAGCTGGCCAGCGACATCGACCACGGCCGCGTGACGGTCACCGGCGGTGTCTTCACGGACCTCGACGCACGCCGCCTCGAGCACGAGCTCATCGATGCCGCCGGGACGCAGCCGGGCGGGACCCTCGCCGTCGACCTCAGCGGCGTGACCTTCCTGCCCAGCCGCGCGATCCGCTCCCTCGTCATGGCACAGCGGTCGGCCAGCGCCCGCGGCACGACGCTCCGCCTCCTCGCCGCCGAGGGATCGCTGAGTCGACGGATGCTGCGGGCGGTGGGGTTCGACGTCCAGGACCCGATCGCGGCGGACGAGGACAGCCAGGACGGCCCGCCCCCGTGGACCGCGTCGTGAGCAGCCGCACCTCGTCGGTCGACGGCACGAGCCTGCGCCGCGTCGTCGGCGCCTCCGCAGCGGTGGTGGCGGCCGTCCAGGCCGGCACCGCGGTGGTCGCCCTCCGCCGCGGCCGCCGCGACTACGCCGACGCCGCGTGGGGTCCCGGTCTCGCCGCGGTGGCGGTCACGAGCGCCGCGCTCGGCTCCGGCGACCCCTGGCGCCGCTGGGCCCTGGCCGGCGTCACCACGGCGTGGGCGGTCCGGCTGGAGCGCCTCATGCTCGGGCGGGTGCGCGGCACCGACGAGGAGGACGAGCGCTACACCGAGTTCCTCGACGGCGACGGCACCGCCGCGGTCGTGGCGAAGGTGTTCGTGACCCAGGGCCTCGCCCAGCTCGCCGTCTCGGCCCCGCTCCAGCTCGCCGCGGCGAGCACGCTCCCCCGCACGCCCCGTCGCTGGCTGTTCCCCGCGGGCATGGCGGTCATGGTGGCGGGCGCGGTCGTCGAGGCCGCGGCCGACCGGCAGAAGGCCCGCTTCATGGAGCGCGACCGCGACGAGCGGCCCGACGTGCTCGACACCGGCCTGTGGGGGCTCTCGCGCCACCCGAACTACCTCGGCGACTCCGTCGTCTGGGACGGCGCGTGGGTCGCCGCCGCCGCCTCCGCGCCCGGCGCCTGGACCTTCCCGGCCCCGGTCGCCATGTCGTACTTCCTCGTCTTCGCCACCGGGGCCAAGCGCACCGAGCGGCGGATGGAGGACCGGCCGGCCTACCGCGACTACCAGCGGCGGGTCCCGTTCTTCCTGCCGCTCCCCCGACGGTCCGGGGGCTCAGTCCAGGCGGGCGACGAAGGCTGAGAGCACGGCGGCCAGCTCCGCCGGCCGCTCCTGCGGCACGAGGTGGGCGGCGCCGTCGACCTCGACCAGCTCGGTCTCGCGGGCGACCGCGCCGTTGAGCTCGTGCTGCGCGGCGGCGCCGAGGTCGCCGTCCTCGGCGCCCGCCACGACGAGGGCGGGCACGTCGAGGCGCGGCACGCGGGCCGACCAGTCCTCGCGCGACCCCGCCAGCAGCCAGCGCCGCCACGCGACGGGATCGGCGCGCCGCAGGTCCGCCACCGCCGCCTCGTGCAGCGCCGCGGGGAGCGGCTCGTGGGTGTTCATGGCGACGAACTCCGCCGCCGCGACCTCGTCGAGGGGGCCGTCCTGCGCCCAGGCGAGCATCTGGCGACGCCGGTCCTCCGCCATCGGCTCGGGGACGACCGGGGAGGCGGCGACGAGCACGACCCCCGCGAGGTCGGGCGGTGGCGGGACGACCGCACCGGCCGCGAGGAGCGTGGCGATCTTGCCGCCCATGCTGTGCCCGAGCAGGACGAGCGGGCCGGGAGCGCTCGGGAGGTCCGCGACGCGACGGGCGACGTGCCGCACGGTGGCGGCGCAGTCCGCGATGCCGGGGGCGCCGGACCCGAAGCCGGGCAGGTCGAGGGCGGTGACGCCCACCGTCGGACCGAGCTCCGCCGTCAGGGCGTCGAACGACCGCGAGCTGCCTCCGAGGGCGTGGAGGCAGACGAGCCGCACGGGCGCGATCAGCCGACCAGGTCGCCCGTGCCGCCGGCGGGCTCGCCCACCGGCACGCCGACGACGCTGAGCACACGGTGCGCCAGCGTGCCGGCGCGGGCGGTGAGCGTGACCGCCACGCCGTCACGCTCGGCCCGCCGCGCGAGGGCGATGAGGGTGCCCACCGCGAGGCTGGGCAGGAAGTCGATGTCGCTGAGGTCGAGGGAGACGTTGCGCGTGAAGCCCTCGGTCGCGCCGGTCACTTCGAAGTCGAGCCGCTCGAGGTCCTCCTGCTCGTAGACGCCACCCGTGACGCGCAGGTCGCCCGGCGCGGTGTGGTGGATCCGGAGGGAGTCGGCGGGTGCGGGGTGGTTCACGGATCAGCCTTCCGACGAGGGGATGCAGCACGAGACGGATCGAAGGGCCGAGCCGCGATGCCCATCATGCAGTCTTCAACGGAAAATATCTACACAGAGAATTCTGGGGGCCTGTTGAGGTATTGCACCTCACGGGGGTACCGGCCCCCGGGACCACCACGAGGAGGACACGTGTACGAGGACGCCCGACCCTGCCAGGTGTGCGGCAGCGCCGTCCGGCTCGGACCCCACCGACCCGACCCCGACGACCGCACCACGCCCGTCGGCCCGCGCGACGGCGTCGTCGGGGGCGCCGACCCGACCGTCGACGACCGCGTGTGCACGAACGACGCGTGCCCCACGCACGAGGGGCACGGCGAGCCCTGAGCCGAGCCCTGAGCCGAGCGGGGGCCGAGCGGGGGCCGAGCGGGGGCCGACGGGCTCAGGCGGCGAGCGTGACCGGCTGCGGGTCCTCGTCGGACCGCACCTCGTCGAGGACGACCCGCGCGCCCCGCCGCTCGCGCAGCGCCACGACGAGCGCCCGGAGGCCCAGCGCGGCCCACACCAGGTTCGAGGCGGCGCTCGGCCACGCGCCGTACAGGGCGGCGCCCGCCGACGCGAGCAGACCGCCGACGCCGTTGAGCAGCGCGTAGCGCACCGAGAGGGACGACATCCGTCCGGTGGAGTGGAGGGCGAAGGCTCCGATCGTCCCGATCGTCCCGACCCATCCCAGCACTGCCGCGAGCATTCTCTTCCCGACCTTCTCCGCGAGGCCGCGAGCGCGGCCGACCGGCATGGATCGTGGACCACGACCGGCCCCCGGCGGGAGTGCCGGAACCCCGCACCCGGGCTTCAGCAACGCTGAAGAGGCACAGCCGCGCGGCGCTCCCGCGGGGATGGGTCGCCGAGGTCACACCCCGGTACGCCGCCGCTCACCCCAGCGGGTCGGCTCCGCCGTGCGCCGCCGCCTCCTGGCTCACCAGCGAGGTGACCGTGACGGCCGGACCGGGCGTCGGCCCGCGGGACTCGTGGTGGCGCGCGACGATGCGACGCACCCCCAGCCCCTCGATCTCGAGCACCACCACGCCCGGCGGCGTGAGGCCCTGCAGGGCCAGGGCCGGAGCGAGGGCGACCCCCTCGCCGGCGGCGACGAGGGCGAGGGCGGTCTGCAGCCCGAAGTACGCGTGCTTGACGACGCCGCCGAGGCCGAGCCCGCGGCGTACCCGCGCGATGGCCCGCGCGCTGGCCTCCGAGTCCGCGACCCCGAGCCAGGGCACGGAGGAGCCGCGCAGACCCTCGAGGTCGGCGGACTCCAACGCCCCCACCGGCGCGACGACCCGCCAGGGGTCGTCGAGCAGGTGGTGCTCCACGACGCTGGCCGGGAGCCGGGCCGTCTCGTCGGTGTCGGTCTCGATGACGGCGACGTCGAGGTGCCCGGTGCGCAGCCGCCGCATGAGCACGTCGCGCTCCGCCTCCGCGACGATGACGTCGAGGTCGGGGTGCTGGAGGCGCCAGCGCGGCAGGGCCGGCACGAGGATGGTGCGGAGGAAGCTCTCGAAGGCCCCGACCCGCACGGTGCCGGACAGCGACGCGCCGGCGGCGTCGAGCCGCACGGCGGCGAGGTTGAGGGTGCGCTCCACCTCCTCGCCCGCCTCGGCGAGGGTCGCGCCGGCCGGGGTCAGGACGGTGCCGCGGACCGTGCGGCGGATGAGCGCCTGGCCGGTCTCGCGCTCGAGCCGAGCCACCTGCTGGGACACCGCGGAGGGTGACACCCCGAGCTGCTCGGCCGCCGCGAGGATCCCTCCGGAGCGGGCGACCGCCACGAGGAACCGCAGCCGTCGCGGGTCGATCTCCACCCTGCACCCTCTCCTCCGCGCCCGGCGCGGGTGCACCGGGCGCGGAGGATCATAGGGCGGTCAGATGGCCTGGACCGCCGCGGAGGGGACCAGCCGGTCGGCCGCCCGTGCGGCGACCCCCGACTGCCAGGCCCAGGCGGCGATCTCGACGCGGTTGCGCGTGCGCAGCTTCATCGCGATCTGCCGCAGGTGGAACTTGACGGTCGAGCCGGCGAGGTACATCGCCGCCCCGATCTCGTCGTTCGTCAGCCCGTGGGCGACGAGGCCGACGACCTCGACCTCGCGCGCGGTGAGGCGCTCGGTCGGGGCGATGCACCGCCCGGCGATCGGCACGGGCGGCGCCGGGAGCACCACCACCGGCGCCGGCGCGCCGACGGCTCCCTCTCCGTCCTGGTCGAGGTCGAGCGCGTCCCCGGCGTCCCCGAGCTCCGCACCGTCGTCGCCGACCACCCGCACCCGCACGTTCCGGTCGGCGCCGAGGGCGCCGGCCAGCCCCCCGGCGAGGTCGCCGGCCAGCTCGTCGAGGTGGACCTCCACCGTGATCCGCACGTCGACCGACCTCAGACGCCGCGGAAGCGGTTGATGGCGTCGATGTGCTTCTCGCGCTTCGCGTGGTCCCGGACGCCCAGGCCCTCCTCGGGCGCCAGGCAGAGCACGCCGACCTTGCCCTGGTGCTTGTTGTGGTGCACGTCGAGCGCGGCCTGGCCGACCTCGTCGAGGCCGTAGGTGCGCGAGACCGTCGGGTGGATCTTGCCCTGCGCGATGAGCCGGTTGGCCTCGTAGGCCTCGCGGTAGTTGGCGAAGTGGCTGGAGACGATGCGCTTGAGGTTCATCCACAGGTAGCGGTTGTCGTACTCGTGCATGAAGCCCGTGGTCGAGGCACAGGTGGTGATGGTGCCGCCCTTGCGCGTCACGTAGACCGACGCACCGAAGGTCTCGCGACCCGGGTGCTCGAAGACGATGTCGATGTCCTCGCCACCGGTGAGCTCGCGGATCTTCTTGCCGAGGCGCTGCCACTCCTTGGGGTTCTGCTTGGTGCCCTCCTCGTTCCAGAACTGCCAGTTCTCCTCGGAACGGTTGATCACCATCTCGGCGCCCATGCTGCGCACGATCTTCGCCTTCTCCTCGTTGGAGACCACGCAGATCGGGTTGGCGCCGCCGTTGAGGGCGTACTGCGTCGCGAAGCCGCCGAGGCCGCCCGACGCGCCCCAGATGAGCACGTTGTCGCCCTGCTTCATCTGGCCGGCGTTCTTGGAGACCAGCTGCCGGTACGCCGTCGCGTTGACGAGGCCCGGGGAGGCGGCCTCCTCCCAGGTCAGGTGGTCGGGCTTGGGGAGCAGCTGGTTGGACTTCACCAGCGCGATCTCGGCGAGGCCGCCGAAGTTGGTCTCGAAGCCCCAGATGCGCTGCTGCG containing:
- a CDS encoding MFS transporter, with protein sequence MSAPVLEPGPGRAVIVPGLWAVVGFLVAVEVASGILQGYYTPIFTDIADHLGIREGDVNWFEAAQLMLSALAVPLLSRLGDLWGHRNVLLLSTAITAVGSWVLVFSPGFTTFLVGWALQGAYVVWLPVEVAIIHRRTAGTGEQGRLTRRAAALLVAALEAGVILGALTSGALVEATSMPVLLALPAVAVTVCFVVVWFGIERAPGVATGDYDYAGVGLLTVVLGLVMGGLVLVRLQGVGSPWPWALVAAGVVATVVLVRYEAGVEEPLIDVRLLAVPAQWSVQLTAFLFGMSVLGAQIPLSTFARADPDVVGYGLGASAGFVSTLVGVYVVSLLVGALLLPLASRLLSARGAMVAGMLLVAVGYGLFVPLHGSTVQLLANLGVAGIGSGLLVAALPAAAAAAAPADRTGFATGMTNATKTVGGAIASAVFAIALTSTGSLDEPGVGAASLSGYLTVWTVCSVSALVGALLLLVARREREAVPVG
- a CDS encoding catalase — its product is MTETGSTTGTGAPAPSDRNSLTVGPDGPMLLHDHHFVEQMAHFNRERIPERNVHAKGSGAFGTFEVTGDITHLTRAAVFRPGTRTEVLARFSTVAGELGSPDTWRDPRGFSLKFYTSEGNWDLVGNNTPVFFIRDSMKFPHFIRSQKRRGASGLRDNDMQWDFWTLNPESAHQVTWLMGDRGIPASWRTMNGYGSHTYMLEDGAGGKSWVKFHFISDQGVKSLTQEDANRIAGEDSDFHRRDLFEAIDRGDHPSWTLKVQVMPYEDARTYRLNPFDLTKVWPHADYPLQEVGRLTLDRNPDNHFAQIEQAAFEPSAIVPGIGFSPDKMLLGRVFAYADTHRHRIGANYQQLPVNRHRVEGAYTYQFDGPMAYDHAGDRSKYAPNSYGDPYSDATGPAPDGWEADGAMVRDAYTLREDDDDFGQAGILVREVFDDAARERFVGNVAGHLLGGVSEPILVKAFAYWSSVDAEIGKRIEEAVRAEQANDVAPHPTEPVTTV
- a CDS encoding DnaJ family domain-containing protein, giving the protein MPEDDERQQFREAERDERTGRSAAAERMRHQGQWVELQLQRARDRGEFDDLPGFGKPIADLGSDHDPDWWVKRLVEREQITGVLPAALQLRKEDAELDGRLDRLTSEAEVRRELLDFNERVRRALYGDPGGPPLLTQRRDVEAEVAAWRERLEQRRTAAAERARTERTEREARRRWFRRSD
- a CDS encoding TetR/AcrR family transcriptional regulator; its protein translation is MTATPLTAPQLRFFEAGLDLLAEEGYGALKLAPLCRRVGVTTGSFYHAFPNWPTYTDALLQHWYRERTGRAQVLADEEDDPTRRVELLVRAAVDLPHGAEAAIRVWAGVDPAVAQLQQQVDDQRLATVTEALAAAMPPGSEELAVNLGQAAFFLLVGYEQSHATGGREALEWALRLIQDRALGARHQPAPAPRP
- a CDS encoding nuclear transport factor 2 family protein: MSTPADRPADRPATVARWHDLVAHRDAPDVDVRLREMLAPAAVFRSPAVHRPQEGRDLTAAYLGAALVVLGPELRYEREWWDERSAVLEFVTVVGGRDLHGIDMLTWDDDGRIVDFAVMVRPLRGLETLVELMGAELARAGAWRPAPGPG
- a CDS encoding MsnO8 family LLM class oxidoreductase, yielding MRLSLLDRSRTRAGRPDGEALHDTIARARHAEELGLHRFWVAEHHGVPGVASGSPPVLLAAVGAATSSIRLGSGGVMLPHHQPLVVAEQFRMLDALHPGRIDLGVGRSLGFTAPVRRALRHDPGPDVDAALAAGAEAFAADVEELRAHLDGTAEVTVRPATGRAIPLHVLATGRGLLLAARLGLPVVVGGPVLASADVGDALAAYRSAFRPHPGGPERPQVMVSLDAVVADTAAEARELALPEAHAMALSRTTGEFGPLQSPADLRSAAWPDQVRRRVEAHLDRTLAGTAPQVRAALEELVERTGAEEVLASTSTWDRAALLEADRALAAALGGS